The nucleotide window CGTCCAAGTACATCTCCACTTCCAGGCTAGGCTCCGTGTATGGGAAGTAGCCCGGTCTGATGTTGATCTTGTCGTATCCCATCTTCCTGTAGAACTCCTTCAGCACGCCGATGAGCATCGCGAGATTGGCCCCCTCCTCCATGACGATCCCCTCGACCTGGATGAACTCGGGAAGGTGCTTCGAGTCCATCGCCTCTCGCCTGAAGACCCTGCCCACAGAGAAGACCTTGATCGGCGGGTCCGGGTGCTCTGAGAGGTATCTGAGCGTGTTCACTGTTGTATGCGTCCTCAATATCGCCTTCCTGGCCTCGTCGACATCCCATTCGTACTTCCAGCCTTCCGAGGCAGTGTCCCCGCCCGATTCATGCATATCCTTGATCCTCTGGACCAGCTCCTCAGGTGGAAGGGGCAGCGTCCTCGGCTCCGATAGGTAGAACGTGTCTTGCATGTCCCGGGCCGGGTGGTCCTGGGGCTGGAAGAGCGCATCGAAGGTCCAGAAGGAGAGATCAACGAAATCGCCCTCGATCTCCTCGAAACCCATCTCCGCGAAGATTCGCTTGACCTTTCTGATATGCTCCACAAGGGGATGACTCCTCCCGCCAGAGACCTGCGGAGCAAAGGCGTCTATGTCGTACTTCCTGAAGCTGACCTCCCTCCACTTCCCCGTCTGCAACAGTTCAGGCGTCAGCTGCGCGACCTCCTCTCCTATCTTGATGCCCTTCTGTATGCACTTCTTTCCCAGGTCAGTGAGCGTAATCTCGCGGAGGACCCTCTCCCTCTCCTTGATCACATCCTGCCTTCTCAGCAGCAT belongs to Candidatus Thermoplasmatota archaeon and includes:
- a CDS encoding phenylalanine--tRNA ligase subunit alpha, with amino-acid sequence MDVDDLMDELSLLEKRVLLAFGDASSAAPDELLKRGGFAELVEVMNASSWLQSKGLVTIKEKVISYYSLAKKQWATKSLPERRALKALRKARGRTDLGTLQKRARLSPKEVQIAIGWMKRKAWATIEKEDGRTVLIITEHGKKAVTEKGKDEELVQRLSEGELPESDVDAATIGMLLRRQDVIKERERVLREITLTDLGKKCIQKGIKIGEEVAQLTPELLQTGKWREVSFRKYDIDAFAPQVSGGRSHPLVEHIRKVKRIFAEMGFEEIEGDFVDLSFWTFDALFQPQDHPARDMQDTFYLSEPRTLPLPPEELVQRIKDMHESGGDTASEGWKYEWDVDEARKAILRTHTTVNTLRYLSEHPDPPIKVFSVGRVFRREAMDSKHLPEFIQVEGIVMEEGANLAMLIGVLKEFYRKMGYDKINIRPGYFPYTEPSLEVEMYLDGEWVELGGAGIFRPEVTHPFGVKHPVLAWGLGLERLVMALTDTTDMRTIYVSDIEWLKKAKPIF